A window from Pseudomonas moraviensis encodes these proteins:
- a CDS encoding response regulator transcription factor yields the protein MSELLLIDDDQELCELLSSWLSQEGFQVRACHDGQSARKALAETAPAAVVLDVMLPDGSGLELLKQLRNDHADLPVLMLSARGEPLDRILGLELGADDYLAKPCDPRELTARLRAVLRRSHPAAVSTQLELGDLSFSPVRGVVSIEEKELTLTVSESRLLEALLKQPGEPLDKQELAQLALGRKLTLYDRSLDMHVSNLRKKIGPHPDGRPRIVALRSRGYYYSL from the coding sequence ATGAGCGAGCTGTTACTGATTGATGATGACCAGGAGTTGTGCGAACTCCTGAGTAGCTGGTTGAGCCAGGAAGGCTTCCAGGTGCGCGCCTGCCACGATGGCCAGAGCGCCCGCAAGGCGTTGGCCGAAACCGCCCCGGCGGCGGTGGTGCTGGACGTTATGCTGCCCGACGGCAGCGGTCTGGAACTGCTCAAGCAATTGCGCAACGACCATGCGGACCTGCCGGTGCTGATGCTGTCGGCGCGTGGCGAACCGCTGGACCGCATCCTCGGCCTCGAACTGGGTGCCGACGATTATCTGGCCAAACCCTGCGACCCACGCGAACTCACTGCACGCCTGCGCGCCGTGTTGCGCCGCAGCCACCCGGCGGCCGTATCGACGCAGCTTGAGCTGGGTGATCTGAGTTTCAGCCCGGTGCGCGGCGTGGTCAGCATCGAGGAAAAAGAACTGACGCTCACCGTCTCCGAGAGCCGCCTGCTCGAAGCCCTGCTCAAGCAGCCCGGCGAGCCGCTGGACAAACAGGAACTTGCGCAACTGGCCCTCGGCCGCAAGCTGACCCTTTACGATCGCAGCCTCGACATGCACGTCAGCAACCTGCGCAAGAAAATCGGCCCCCACCCCGACGGCCGCCCGCGCATCGTTGCGCTGCGTAGTCGGGGTTATTACTACAGCCTATAA
- a CDS encoding PAAR domain-containing protein has protein sequence MAGKPVARLGDPGSHGGNITTGSSPIFVNSMPVALVGDIYSCPIHGSNPITTGAPHVFGLGKEVAHVGSLTACGATITAGSPDTFVGESGGGAPISFFSEFLKEKTFVEFQLLNERGEPIANEAYELTLPDGTLLTGLLDENGFVHVANVPRGNCSIKFPKLEDTEHL, from the coding sequence ATGGCAGGAAAGCCGGTCGCAAGGCTCGGAGATCCAGGGAGTCACGGCGGAAATATCACGACTGGATCAAGTCCTATTTTTGTGAATTCGATGCCCGTGGCTTTGGTTGGGGATATTTACTCTTGCCCAATTCACGGCAGCAATCCCATCACGACTGGCGCTCCCCATGTTTTCGGTTTGGGGAAAGAAGTTGCCCATGTTGGCTCCCTGACGGCATGCGGAGCGACGATTACTGCTGGATCGCCCGACACCTTCGTAGGTGAGTCTGGTGGTGGCGCTCCAATTAGCTTCTTCTCGGAATTTTTGAAAGAAAAGACTTTCGTTGAGTTTCAGTTGCTCAACGAAAGAGGTGAGCCTATCGCCAACGAGGCGTATGAATTGACGCTCCCCGATGGCACCTTGTTGACAGGCTTGCTTGACGAAAATGGCTTTGTGCATGTTGCAAATGTTCCTAGGGGAAATTGCAGCATAAAGTTTCCGAAACTTGAAGATACGGAACATCTTTAA
- a CDS encoding Spy/CpxP family protein refolding chaperone, whose product MRKTLIALMFAAALPTVAMAMPQDGGPLGGPLDGPRHGGQMHGGMHGKGPYSQLDLTREQREQIRKIMGEQMHERKQVVDKYLEKLSPADQKAMKDEIAANHKKAESDVRALLKPEQQKQFDEIQKKRAERRAEWAEFKAWKAQQAQKAQ is encoded by the coding sequence ATGCGCAAGACTCTTATCGCTCTGATGTTCGCTGCCGCTCTGCCAACCGTGGCCATGGCCATGCCGCAGGATGGCGGTCCGCTGGGTGGTCCGCTTGATGGCCCGCGCCACGGCGGTCAGATGCACGGCGGCATGCACGGCAAAGGCCCGTACAGCCAGCTCGACCTGACCCGCGAACAGCGCGAGCAGATCCGCAAGATCATGGGCGAGCAGATGCATGAGCGTAAGCAGGTGGTCGACAAGTACCTGGAAAAACTCTCGCCGGCCGACCAGAAAGCCATGAAGGACGAGATCGCGGCCAACCACAAGAAAGCCGAATCCGATGTCCGCGCACTGCTGAAACCCGAGCAACAGAAGCAGTTCGACGAGATCCAGAAAAAACGCGCCGAACGCCGCGCCGAATGGGCCGAGTTCAAGGCCTGGAAAGCGCAGCAGGCACAAAAGGCGCAATAA
- a CDS encoding sensor histidine kinase: MRSLFWRILASFWLAIALVAGLSILLGHMLNQDAWILSRHPGLNTLAAEWTQTYEGQGEEAAQDILEQRKRQYHIDVQVLNETGDPVVRGTFPRRAAAFEARQNNDDRRLPWRRLTDEITSEKTGDTYLFIYRIPHPELDAWHRESLLWPLSALGIALVVLTLFSLLVTFSITRPLSRLRGAVHDLGQTTYQQNSLAKLANRRDEFGVLATDFNRMGARLQSLIGSQRQLLRDVSHELRSPLARLRIALALAERANPEEREKLWPRLTRECDRLEALISEILVLARVDADNASAEDVDLNALLATLQKDAQLSSPEQTVRLQAEPQLNLKGWPTMIERAVDNLLRNAQRFNPSDQPIELQASRQGERIVISVRDHGQGVQAEHLSQLGEPFYRAPGQTAAGHGLGLAIAKRAAERHGGTLTLANHAQGGFVASLELPLVPGVVVQP; this comes from the coding sequence GTGCGTTCACTGTTCTGGCGGATTCTTGCGAGCTTCTGGCTGGCCATCGCTCTGGTAGCCGGGCTGTCGATCCTGCTTGGGCACATGCTCAATCAGGACGCGTGGATACTCAGCCGCCATCCCGGCCTCAACACACTGGCGGCAGAATGGACGCAGACTTACGAAGGCCAGGGCGAAGAAGCGGCGCAGGACATCCTCGAACAACGCAAACGCCAGTATCACATTGACGTTCAGGTGCTCAACGAAACCGGCGACCCGGTGGTGCGTGGCACCTTCCCGCGTCGCGCCGCCGCGTTCGAAGCGCGGCAGAACAACGACGATCGCCGTCTGCCGTGGCGGCGTCTGACTGACGAGATCACCAGTGAGAAAACCGGTGACACCTACCTGTTCATCTACCGCATCCCGCACCCGGAACTCGACGCCTGGCACCGCGAAAGCCTGCTCTGGCCGCTGAGTGCGCTGGGCATTGCACTGGTGGTGCTGACCCTGTTCAGTTTGCTGGTGACCTTCTCGATCACCCGCCCGCTCAGTCGCTTGCGTGGCGCGGTGCATGATCTGGGACAGACCACTTATCAGCAGAACAGCCTGGCAAAACTGGCCAACCGACGCGACGAATTCGGCGTGCTCGCCACCGATTTCAACCGCATGGGCGCACGTCTGCAAAGTCTCATTGGCAGTCAGCGGCAGTTGCTGCGCGATGTCTCCCATGAATTGCGCTCACCCCTGGCGCGCCTGCGTATTGCCTTGGCCTTGGCCGAGCGCGCCAATCCTGAAGAACGCGAGAAACTGTGGCCACGGCTGACCCGCGAATGCGATCGGCTGGAGGCGTTGATCAGTGAAATCCTGGTGCTGGCGCGGGTCGATGCCGACAACGCCAGCGCTGAAGACGTGGATCTCAATGCGCTGCTCGCCACGCTGCAAAAGGATGCGCAGTTGAGCTCGCCCGAACAGACCGTGCGCCTGCAAGCCGAGCCGCAGCTGAATCTCAAAGGCTGGCCAACGATGATCGAACGCGCCGTGGATAATCTGCTGCGCAACGCCCAGCGCTTCAACCCCAGCGATCAGCCGATCGAACTGCAGGCCTCGCGGCAGGGTGAACGGATTGTCATCAGCGTGCGCGACCACGGGCAGGGCGTGCAGGCGGAGCATCTGAGTCAGCTGGGCGAGCCGTTCTACCGAGCGCCGGGGCAGACGGCCGCCGGGCATGGCTTGGGACTGGCGATCGCCAAACGGGCGGCGGAACGGCATGGCGGCACGCTGACGCTGGCCAATCATGCGCAGGGCGGGTTTGTGGCGAGTCTGGAATTGCCCCTCGTACCGGGAGTCGTGGTCCAGCCCTGA
- a CDS encoding nitroreductase family protein, with product MQALDALLNRVSVPRLVEPAPTAEQREALFGAALRAPDHGHLQPYRFLTVEGAAREQMGELLAEAARQQGGEVTEAMIDKARNGPLRAPLVVVVIAKLQEHVKYPKAEQLLTAGCAAHGILLAAYAQGIGAVWRTGDLAYSKHVAEGLGLVEGEEVIAFLYLGTPQKEPRVAEKVDLAEFVSAWPGKA from the coding sequence ATGCAGGCTCTCGACGCGTTGCTCAACCGTGTTTCCGTACCCCGACTGGTCGAACCGGCCCCCACTGCCGAGCAGCGCGAAGCCCTGTTCGGCGCAGCGTTGCGCGCCCCTGATCACGGGCATCTGCAGCCGTACCGCTTTTTGACCGTCGAAGGCGCGGCACGTGAGCAAATGGGCGAGCTGCTGGCCGAGGCGGCCCGCCAGCAGGGCGGCGAAGTCACTGAAGCGATGATCGACAAGGCCCGCAATGGCCCGTTGCGCGCGCCGCTGGTGGTTGTGGTGATCGCGAAACTGCAGGAACACGTGAAATATCCGAAGGCTGAGCAATTGCTCACGGCGGGCTGCGCCGCCCACGGCATTCTGCTGGCGGCGTATGCACAGGGGATTGGTGCGGTGTGGCGCACCGGGGATCTGGCGTATTCGAAGCATGTTGCCGAAGGTTTGGGGCTGGTAGAAGGCGAGGAAGTCATTGCGTTCCTCTACCTTGGTACGCCGCAGAAAGAGCCGCGCGTGGCAGAGAAGGTCGATCTGGCTGAGTTCGTCAGCGCCTGGCCCGGTAAGGCCTGA
- a CDS encoding TrkH family potassium uptake protein, whose amino-acid sequence MALPTLRTIGFIIGIFLITLAVAMVVPMATLVIFERTSDLPSFLWASMITFVAGLALVIPGRPEHVHLRPRDMYLLTVSSWLVVCIFAALPFLLTQHISYTDSFFESMSGITATGSTVLNHLDSMSPGILMWRSMLHWIGGIGFIGMAVAILPLLRIGGMRLFQTESSDRSEKVMPRSHMVARLIVAAYVGITILGSLAFWWAGMSPFDAINHAMSAISTGGFSTSDQSLAKWTQPAVHWVAIVIMILGSLPFTLYVATLRGNRKALIRDQQVQGLLAMLLVTWLVLGTWYWWTTKLHWLEALRHVALNVTSVVTTTGFALGDYSLWGNFSLMLFFYLGFVGGCSGSTAGGIKIFRFQVAYILLKANLNQLIHPRAVIKQKYNGHRLDEEIVRSILTFSFFFAITICVIALLLSLLGVDWMTALTGAASTVSGVGPGLGETIGPAGNFATLPDAAKWILSFGMLLGRLEIITVFVLCIPAFWRH is encoded by the coding sequence ATGGCGTTGCCGACCTTACGGACCATTGGTTTCATCATCGGCATTTTCCTGATCACCCTGGCTGTGGCGATGGTCGTGCCGATGGCCACGCTGGTGATTTTCGAGCGCACCAGCGACCTGCCGTCCTTTCTCTGGGCGAGCATGATCACCTTCGTCGCCGGCCTCGCGCTGGTGATTCCCGGTCGACCGGAACACGTGCATCTGCGCCCGCGGGACATGTATCTGCTGACGGTCAGCAGCTGGTTGGTGGTGTGCATTTTCGCTGCGCTGCCGTTTCTGCTGACCCAGCACATCAGCTACACCGACTCGTTTTTCGAAAGCATGTCCGGCATTACCGCCACCGGTTCCACCGTGCTCAATCATCTGGACAGCATGTCCCCGGGCATCCTGATGTGGCGCTCGATGCTGCACTGGATCGGCGGCATCGGCTTTATCGGTATGGCGGTGGCGATTCTGCCGCTGCTGCGCATCGGTGGCATGCGCCTGTTCCAGACCGAATCTTCCGACCGCTCGGAAAAGGTCATGCCGCGTTCGCACATGGTGGCGCGGCTGATCGTGGCGGCCTATGTCGGCATCACCATTCTCGGCAGCCTGGCGTTCTGGTGGGCCGGGATGAGTCCGTTCGATGCGATCAACCACGCAATGTCGGCGATTTCCACCGGTGGTTTTTCGACCTCCGACCAGTCGCTGGCGAAGTGGACGCAACCGGCGGTGCACTGGGTGGCGATCGTCATCATGATCCTCGGCAGCCTGCCGTTCACCCTGTACGTCGCCACGCTGCGCGGCAATCGCAAGGCGTTGATCCGTGATCAACAGGTGCAGGGCTTGCTGGCGATGTTGCTGGTGACCTGGCTGGTGCTCGGCACCTGGTACTGGTGGACCACCAAGCTGCATTGGCTGGAAGCACTGCGGCATGTGGCGCTGAACGTGACCTCGGTGGTCACCACCACTGGTTTTGCCTTGGGTGACTACAGCTTGTGGGGCAACTTCTCGCTGATGCTGTTTTTCTATCTGGGCTTTGTCGGCGGCTGTTCCGGCTCGACGGCAGGCGGAATCAAGATTTTCCGTTTCCAGGTCGCCTACATCCTGCTCAAGGCCAACCTTAATCAGCTGATCCACCCGCGCGCAGTGATCAAGCAGAAGTACAACGGTCACCGCCTCGACGAAGAAATCGTCCGCTCGATCCTGACCTTCTCGTTTTTCTTCGCCATCACCATCTGCGTGATCGCCCTGCTGCTGTCGCTCTTGGGTGTCGACTGGATGACCGCGCTGACCGGTGCCGCCAGCACCGTGTCTGGCGTCGGTCCGGGGCTGGGCGAAACCATCGGCCCGGCGGGCAACTTCGCCACCCTGCCGGATGCGGCCAAGTGGATTCTGTCGTTCGGCATGCTGCTCGGCCGACTGGAGATCATTACTGTGTTTGTGCTGTGTATTCCGGCGTTCTGGCGTCACTGA
- a CDS encoding AraC family transcriptional regulator: MSERTTSASWAMGIVKALEMDGLDCRVLFKQLGLDFSALDDPDARFPQDSMTRLWQRAVEVSGNPAIGLNMGKVVRPASFHVAGYALMSSNTLAEGFQRLVRYQRIIAESADLSFRLLDEGYALILTVHGDHLPPTRQSAEASLACALALCGWLTGRPLHPLKVLIQGNQPANLQPYKEAFHAPLVFGAPYDALIFERADMEAPLPTANEAMALLHDRFAGEYLARFSESRVTHRARQVLCRLLPQGEPKRDTVAQTLHLSQRTLQRRLQEEGTSFQQLLDDTRRELAEQYLAQPSMTLLEIAYLLGFADPSNFFRAFRRWFDTTPGDYRARLLQAPSPVSDARTPEYTAQTQ, encoded by the coding sequence ATGAGCGAACGAACGACCTCTGCAAGCTGGGCGATGGGGATAGTCAAAGCACTGGAAATGGACGGCCTGGATTGCCGGGTTCTGTTCAAGCAACTGGGGCTGGATTTCAGTGCCCTCGACGATCCGGATGCGCGTTTCCCGCAGGACTCCATGACCCGGCTCTGGCAGCGCGCTGTGGAGGTCTCCGGCAACCCGGCGATCGGCCTGAACATGGGCAAAGTGGTGCGCCCGGCCTCGTTTCATGTCGCCGGCTACGCACTGATGTCGAGCAATACGCTGGCGGAAGGCTTCCAGCGCCTGGTGCGCTATCAACGCATCATTGCCGAAAGCGCCGACCTGAGTTTTCGCCTGCTCGATGAGGGGTACGCGCTGATCCTCACCGTGCACGGCGATCATCTGCCGCCGACCCGGCAGAGTGCCGAAGCGTCACTGGCCTGCGCACTGGCGCTGTGCGGCTGGCTGACCGGGCGCCCGCTGCATCCGCTCAAAGTGCTGATCCAGGGCAATCAGCCTGCCAATCTGCAACCTTACAAAGAAGCCTTCCACGCGCCACTGGTGTTCGGTGCGCCTTACGATGCGTTGATCTTCGAACGTGCCGATATGGAGGCGCCGCTGCCAACCGCCAACGAAGCCATGGCGCTGTTGCATGACCGGTTTGCCGGGGAGTATCTGGCGCGGTTTTCCGAGAGTCGCGTGACACATCGGGCGCGGCAGGTGCTGTGCCGCTTGCTGCCTCAGGGCGAGCCCAAACGCGACACCGTGGCGCAGACCTTGCACCTGTCGCAGCGTACTTTGCAGCGTCGTTTGCAGGAGGAGGGCACCAGTTTCCAGCAGTTGCTCGATGACACTCGCCGCGAACTCGCCGAGCAGTATCTGGCGCAACCGAGCATGACCCTGTTGGAGATTGCTTACCTGTTGGGCTTTGCCGATCCGAGCAATTTCTTCCGCGCTTTCCGTCGCTGGTTCGACACCACGCCCGGCGACTACCGGGCGCGGTTGCTACAGGCACCGAGCCCGGTCAGTGACGCCAGAACGCCGGAATACACAGCACAAACACAGTAA
- a CDS encoding DUF962 domain-containing protein: MENIKRFNSFAEFYPYYLAEHSNSTCRRLHFIGTSLVIFILALSIAKGAWLLLLALPLAGYSFAWIGHFFFEKNRPATFQHPLYSLLGDFVMYRDMILGRVAF; encoded by the coding sequence GTGGAAAACATCAAGCGGTTCAACAGCTTCGCCGAGTTCTACCCGTATTACCTCGCCGAGCACAGCAACAGCACCTGCCGTCGCCTGCATTTCATCGGCACCTCTCTGGTCATCTTCATTCTCGCCCTGAGCATCGCCAAGGGCGCGTGGCTGCTGTTGCTGGCGTTGCCGCTGGCCGGTTACAGCTTTGCCTGGATCGGCCATTTCTTTTTCGAGAAGAACCGCCCGGCGACCTTTCAGCACCCGCTGTACAGCCTGCTCGGCGATTTCGTCATGTACCGCGACATGATTCTCGGTCGCGTGGCGTTCTGA
- a CDS encoding HD domain-containing protein, with amino-acid sequence MNAHAHFTHMQDGTQEDWAIIAADFSAYAKQLPSRILAHLKLLEGDFGGFPVDRLTHSLQTATRAFRDGRDEEYVVCALLHDIGDTLGSYNHPDIAAAILKPFVSAENLWMVEKHGIFQGYYFFHHLGMDRHLREQFKDHPQFHATAEFCAKYDAAAFDPGYDTLPLSFFEPMMERLFAQPKNSIYKAAMQEHSPA; translated from the coding sequence ATGAATGCCCATGCTCACTTCACCCATATGCAGGACGGCACCCAGGAAGACTGGGCGATCATCGCCGCCGATTTCAGTGCCTATGCCAAGCAACTGCCGTCGCGGATCCTTGCGCATTTGAAACTGCTCGAAGGCGACTTCGGCGGTTTCCCGGTGGATCGCCTGACCCACTCGCTGCAAACCGCGACCCGTGCCTTTCGCGACGGGCGTGATGAGGAATACGTGGTGTGTGCACTGTTGCATGACATTGGTGACACCCTCGGCTCGTACAATCATCCAGACATCGCCGCAGCGATTCTGAAGCCGTTCGTCAGTGCGGAAAACCTGTGGATGGTGGAGAAACACGGGATCTTTCAGGGCTATTACTTCTTTCATCACCTGGGCATGGATCGACACCTGCGCGAGCAGTTCAAGGACCATCCGCAGTTCCACGCCACCGCCGAATTCTGCGCCAAATACGACGCGGCGGCGTTTGATCCGGGGTACGACACGTTGCCGCTGAGTTTCTTCGAGCCGATGATGGAGCGGCTGTTTGCCCAGCCAAAGAACTCGATTTACAAGGCTGCGATGCAAGAACATAGCCCAGCCTGA